One Theropithecus gelada isolate Dixy chromosome 20, Tgel_1.0, whole genome shotgun sequence DNA segment encodes these proteins:
- the RHOT2 gene encoding mitochondrial Rho GTPase 2 isoform X10, translating to MEAVLPIMSQFPEIETCVECSAKNLRNISELFYYAQKAVLHPTAPLYDPEAKQLRPACAQALTRIFRLSDQDLDQALSDEELNAFQKSCFGHPLAPQALEDVKTVVCRNVAGGVWEDRLTLDGFLFLNTLFIQRGRHETTWTILRSFGYSDTLELTADYLFPPLHVPPGCSTELNHLGYQFVQRVFEKHDQDRDGALSPMELQSLFSVFPAAPWGPELLRTVRTEAGRLPLHGYLCQWTLVTYLDVRSCLGHLGYLGYPTLCDQDSQTRAITVTREKRLDQEKGQTLRSVLLCKVVGARGVGKSAFLQAFLGHGLGHQDTREQPPGYTIDTVQVNGQEKYLILCEVGTDDLATSLDAACDVACLMFDGSDPKSFAHCASVYKHHYMDGQTPCLFVSSKADLPEGGVPLGPSPAEFCRKHRLPAPVPFSCAGPAEPSTAIFTQLATMATFPHLVHAELHPSSFWLRGLLGVLGAAMAAVLSFSLYRVLVKSQ from the exons ATGGAGGCCGTGCTCCCCATCATGAGCCAGTTTCCTGAGATTGAGACCTGCGTGGAG TGTTCAGCCAAGAACCTGAGGAACATCTCAGAGCTGTTCTACTATGCCCAGAAGGCTGTCCTGCACCCCACAGCCCCCCTCTATGACCCTGAGGCCAAGCAG TTGAGGCCCGCGTGCGCCCAGGCGCTGACACGCATCTTCAGGCTCTCAGATCAGGACCTGGACCAGGCGCTCAGTGACGAGGAGCTCAACGCCTTCCAG AAATCCTGCTTCGGGCACCCCCTGGCCCCGCAGGCCCTGGAGGACGTGAAGACGGTGGTGTGCAGGAACGTGGCGGGCGGCGTGTGGGAGGACCGGCTGACCCTGGATG GTTTCCTCTTCCTGAACACGCTCTTCATCCAGCGTGGCCGGCACGAGACCACATGGACCATCCTGCGGAGCTTCGGCTACAGCGACACACTGGAGCTGACGGCCGACTATCTCTTCCCTCC GCTCCACGTGCCCCCCGGCTGCAGCACTGAGCTCAACCACCTTGGCTACCAGTTTGTGCAGAGGGTGTTTGAGAAGCACGACCAG GACCGCGACGGCGCCCTCTCGCCCATGGAGCTGCAGAGCCTCTTCAGTGTGTTCCCAGCAGCCCCCTGGGGCCCCGAGCTCCTGCGCACAGTCCGCACGGAGGCCGGCCGGCTGCCCCTGCACGGATACCTCTGCCAGTGGAC CCTGGTAACCTACCTGGACGTCCGGAGCTGCCTCGGACACCTGGGCTACCTGGGCTACCCCACCCTCTGTGATCAGGACTCGCAGACTCGCGCCATCACAG TCACCCGTGAGAAGAGGCTGGACCAGGAGAAGGGACAGACGCTGCGGAGCGTTCTCCTATGCAAGGTGGTCGGGGCCCGTGGAGTGGGCAAATCTGCCTTCCTGCAGGCCTTCCTCGGCCACGGCCTGGGG CACCAGGACACGAGGGAGCAGCCTCCCGGGTACACCATCGACACGGTGCAGGTCAACGGACAGGAGAAGTACTTGATC ctgtgtgaggtgggCACAGATGATCTGGCCACGTCGCTGGACGCCGCCTGTGATGTTGCCTGCTTGATGTTTGATGGCAGTGACCCAAAGTCCTTTGCACATTGTGCCAGCGTCTACAAG CACCATTACATGGACGGGCAGACCCCCTGCCTCTTCGTCTCCTCCAAGGCTGACCTGCCCGAAGGTGGTGTGCCGCTTGGCCCATCGCCAGCCGAGTTTTGCCGCAAGCACCGGCTACCAGCTCCTGTGCCGTTCTCCTGTGCTGGCCCAGCCGAGCCCAGCACTGCCATCTTCACCCAGCTTGCCACCATGGCCACCTTCCC ACATTTGGTCCACGCAGAGCTGCATCCCTCTTCGTTCTGGCTCCGGGGCCTGCTGGGGGTTCTCGGGGCCGCCATGGCCGCAGTCCTCAGCTTCTCGCTCTACAGGGTCCTGGTGAAGAGCCAGTGA
- the RHOT2 gene encoding mitochondrial Rho GTPase 2 isoform X1: MRRDVRILLLGEAQVGKTSLILSLVGEEFPEEVPPRAEEITIPADVTPEKVPTHIVDYSEAEQTDEELREEIHKANVVCVVYDVSEEATIEKIRTKWIPLVNGGTTRGPRVPIILVGNKSDLRSGSSMEAVLPIMSQFPEIETCVECSAKNLRNISELFYYAQKAVLHPTAPLYDPEAKQLRPACAQALTRIFRLSDQDLDQALSDEELNAFQKSCFGHPLAPQALEDVKTVVCRNVAGGVWEDRLTLDGFLFLNTLFIQRGRHETTWTILRSFGYSDTLELTADYLFPPLHVPPGCSTELNHLGYQFVQRVFEKHDQDRDGALSPMELQSLFSVFPAAPWGPELLRTVRTEAGRLPLHGYLCQWTLVTYLDVRSCLGHLGYLGYPTLCDQDSQTRAITVTREKRLDQEKGQTLRSVLLCKVVGARGVGKSAFLQAFLGHGLGHQDTREQPPGYTIDTVQVNGQEKYLILCEVGTDDLATSLDAACDVACLMFDGSDPKSFAHCASVYKVGPCKGHMATGQGLSPQGCLGHPRLYLILLSAHSTITWTGRPPASSSPPRLTCPKVVCRLAHRQPSFAASTGYQLLCRSPVLAQPSPALPSSPSLPPWPPSHIWSTQSCIPLRSGSGACWGFSGPPWPQSSASRSTGSW; this comes from the exons ATGAGGCGGGACGTGCGCATCCTGTTACTGGGCGAGG CCCAGGTGGGGAAGACGTCGCTGATCCTGTCCCTGGTGGGCGAGGAGTTCCCCGAGGAG GTCCCTCCCCGCGCGGAGGAGATCACGATCCCCGCGGACGTCACCCCGGAGAAGGTGCCCACTCACATCGTGGACTACTCAG AAGCCGAGCAGACGGACGAGGAGCTGCGGGAGGAGATCCACAAG GCAAACGTGGTGTGCGTGGTGTACGACGTCTCTGAGGAGGCCACCATTGAGAAG ATTCGAACTAAGTGGATCCCACTGGTGAATGGGGGGACCACGCGGGGGCCCAG GGTGCCCATCATCCTAGTGGGCAACAAGTCAGACCTGCGGTCGGGGAGCTCCATGGAGGCCGTGCTCCCCATCATGAGCCAGTTTCCTGAGATTGAGACCTGCGTGGAG TGTTCAGCCAAGAACCTGAGGAACATCTCAGAGCTGTTCTACTATGCCCAGAAGGCTGTCCTGCACCCCACAGCCCCCCTCTATGACCCTGAGGCCAAGCAG TTGAGGCCCGCGTGCGCCCAGGCGCTGACACGCATCTTCAGGCTCTCAGATCAGGACCTGGACCAGGCGCTCAGTGACGAGGAGCTCAACGCCTTCCAG AAATCCTGCTTCGGGCACCCCCTGGCCCCGCAGGCCCTGGAGGACGTGAAGACGGTGGTGTGCAGGAACGTGGCGGGCGGCGTGTGGGAGGACCGGCTGACCCTGGATG GTTTCCTCTTCCTGAACACGCTCTTCATCCAGCGTGGCCGGCACGAGACCACATGGACCATCCTGCGGAGCTTCGGCTACAGCGACACACTGGAGCTGACGGCCGACTATCTCTTCCCTCC GCTCCACGTGCCCCCCGGCTGCAGCACTGAGCTCAACCACCTTGGCTACCAGTTTGTGCAGAGGGTGTTTGAGAAGCACGACCAG GACCGCGACGGCGCCCTCTCGCCCATGGAGCTGCAGAGCCTCTTCAGTGTGTTCCCAGCAGCCCCCTGGGGCCCCGAGCTCCTGCGCACAGTCCGCACGGAGGCCGGCCGGCTGCCCCTGCACGGATACCTCTGCCAGTGGAC CCTGGTAACCTACCTGGACGTCCGGAGCTGCCTCGGACACCTGGGCTACCTGGGCTACCCCACCCTCTGTGATCAGGACTCGCAGACTCGCGCCATCACAG TCACCCGTGAGAAGAGGCTGGACCAGGAGAAGGGACAGACGCTGCGGAGCGTTCTCCTATGCAAGGTGGTCGGGGCCCGTGGAGTGGGCAAATCTGCCTTCCTGCAGGCCTTCCTCGGCCACGGCCTGGGG CACCAGGACACGAGGGAGCAGCCTCCCGGGTACACCATCGACACGGTGCAGGTCAACGGACAGGAGAAGTACTTGATC ctgtgtgaggtgggCACAGATGATCTGGCCACGTCGCTGGACGCCGCCTGTGATGTTGCCTGCTTGATGTTTGATGGCAGTGACCCAAAGTCCTTTGCACATTGTGCCAGCGTCTACAAGGTGGGGCCCTGCAAGGGCCACATGGCCACGGGGCAGGGTCTGTCCCCCCAGGGGTGCCTCGGCCACCCCAGACTGTACCTCATACTGCTCTCTGCCCACAGCACCATTACATGGACGGGCAGACCCCCTGCCTCTTCGTCTCCTCCAAGGCTGACCTGCCCGAAGGTGGTGTGCCGCTTGGCCCATCGCCAGCCGAGTTTTGCCGCAAGCACCGGCTACCAGCTCCTGTGCCGTTCTCCTGTGCTGGCCCAGCCGAGCCCAGCACTGCCATCTTCACCCAGCTTGCCACCATGGCCACCTTCCC ACATTTGGTCCACGCAGAGCTGCATCCCTCTTCGTTCTGGCTCCGGGGCCTGCTGGGGGTTCTCGGGGCCGCCATGGCCGCAGTCCTCAGCTTCTCGCTCTACAGGGTCCTGGTGA
- the RHOT2 gene encoding mitochondrial Rho GTPase 2 isoform X11 — protein sequence MVRPGAHLCLGSVGRVLCLVLPLLCLGAGFLFLNTLFIQRGRHETTWTILRSFGYSDTLELTADYLFPPLHVPPGCSTELNHLGYQFVQRVFEKHDQDRDGALSPMELQSLFSVFPAAPWGPELLRTVRTEAGRLPLHGYLCQWTLVTYLDVRSCLGHLGYLGYPTLCDQDSQTRAITVTREKRLDQEKGQTLRSVLLCKVVGARGVGKSAFLQAFLGHGLGHQDTREQPPGYTIDTVQVNGQEKYLILCEVGTDDLATSLDAACDVACLMFDGSDPKSFAHCASVYKHHYMDGQTPCLFVSSKADLPEGGVPLGPSPAEFCRKHRLPAPVPFSCAGPAEPSTAIFTQLATMATFPHLVHAELHPSSFWLRGLLGVLGAAMAAVLSFSLYRVLVKSQ from the exons ATGGTGAGGCCGGGTGCCCACCTGTGCCTGGGGAGTGTGGGGAGGGTGCTGTGCCTGGTGCTGCCCCTGCTCTGTCTCGGTGCAGGTTTCCTCTTCCTGAACACGCTCTTCATCCAGCGTGGCCGGCACGAGACCACATGGACCATCCTGCGGAGCTTCGGCTACAGCGACACACTGGAGCTGACGGCCGACTATCTCTTCCCTCC GCTCCACGTGCCCCCCGGCTGCAGCACTGAGCTCAACCACCTTGGCTACCAGTTTGTGCAGAGGGTGTTTGAGAAGCACGACCAG GACCGCGACGGCGCCCTCTCGCCCATGGAGCTGCAGAGCCTCTTCAGTGTGTTCCCAGCAGCCCCCTGGGGCCCCGAGCTCCTGCGCACAGTCCGCACGGAGGCCGGCCGGCTGCCCCTGCACGGATACCTCTGCCAGTGGAC CCTGGTAACCTACCTGGACGTCCGGAGCTGCCTCGGACACCTGGGCTACCTGGGCTACCCCACCCTCTGTGATCAGGACTCGCAGACTCGCGCCATCACAG TCACCCGTGAGAAGAGGCTGGACCAGGAGAAGGGACAGACGCTGCGGAGCGTTCTCCTATGCAAGGTGGTCGGGGCCCGTGGAGTGGGCAAATCTGCCTTCCTGCAGGCCTTCCTCGGCCACGGCCTGGGG CACCAGGACACGAGGGAGCAGCCTCCCGGGTACACCATCGACACGGTGCAGGTCAACGGACAGGAGAAGTACTTGATC ctgtgtgaggtgggCACAGATGATCTGGCCACGTCGCTGGACGCCGCCTGTGATGTTGCCTGCTTGATGTTTGATGGCAGTGACCCAAAGTCCTTTGCACATTGTGCCAGCGTCTACAAG CACCATTACATGGACGGGCAGACCCCCTGCCTCTTCGTCTCCTCCAAGGCTGACCTGCCCGAAGGTGGTGTGCCGCTTGGCCCATCGCCAGCCGAGTTTTGCCGCAAGCACCGGCTACCAGCTCCTGTGCCGTTCTCCTGTGCTGGCCCAGCCGAGCCCAGCACTGCCATCTTCACCCAGCTTGCCACCATGGCCACCTTCCC ACATTTGGTCCACGCAGAGCTGCATCCCTCTTCGTTCTGGCTCCGGGGCCTGCTGGGGGTTCTCGGGGCCGCCATGGCCGCAGTCCTCAGCTTCTCGCTCTACAGGGTCCTGGTGAAGAGCCAGTGA
- the RHOT2 gene encoding mitochondrial Rho GTPase 2 isoform X8, whose product MGGPRGGPVGNKSDLRSGSSMEAVLPIMSQFPEIETCVECSAKNLRNISELFYYAQKAVLHPTAPLYDPEAKQLRPACAQALTRIFRLSDQDLDQALSDEELNAFQKSCFGHPLAPQALEDVKTVVCRNVAGGVWEDRLTLDGFLFLNTLFIQRGRHETTWTILRSFGYSDTLELTADYLFPPLHVPPGCSTELNHLGYQFVQRVFEKHDQDRDGALSPMELQSLFSVFPAAPWGPELLRTVRTEAGRLPLHGYLCQWTLVTYLDVRSCLGHLGYLGYPTLCDQDSQTRAITVTREKRLDQEKGQTLRSVLLCKVVGARGVGKSAFLQAFLGHGLGHQDTREQPPGYTIDTVQVNGQEKYLILCEVGTDDLATSLDAACDVACLMFDGSDPKSFAHCASVYKVGPCKGHMATGQGLSPQGCLGHPRLYLILLSAHSTITWTGRPPASSSPPRLTCPKVVCRLAHRQPSFAASTGYQLLCRSPVLAQPSPALPSSPSLPPWPPSHIWSTQSCIPLRSGSGACWGFSGPPWPQSSASRSTGSW is encoded by the exons ATGGGGGGACCACGCGGGGGCCCAG TGGGCAACAAGTCAGACCTGCGGTCGGGGAGCTCCATGGAGGCCGTGCTCCCCATCATGAGCCAGTTTCCTGAGATTGAGACCTGCGTGGAG TGTTCAGCCAAGAACCTGAGGAACATCTCAGAGCTGTTCTACTATGCCCAGAAGGCTGTCCTGCACCCCACAGCCCCCCTCTATGACCCTGAGGCCAAGCAG TTGAGGCCCGCGTGCGCCCAGGCGCTGACACGCATCTTCAGGCTCTCAGATCAGGACCTGGACCAGGCGCTCAGTGACGAGGAGCTCAACGCCTTCCAG AAATCCTGCTTCGGGCACCCCCTGGCCCCGCAGGCCCTGGAGGACGTGAAGACGGTGGTGTGCAGGAACGTGGCGGGCGGCGTGTGGGAGGACCGGCTGACCCTGGATG GTTTCCTCTTCCTGAACACGCTCTTCATCCAGCGTGGCCGGCACGAGACCACATGGACCATCCTGCGGAGCTTCGGCTACAGCGACACACTGGAGCTGACGGCCGACTATCTCTTCCCTCC GCTCCACGTGCCCCCCGGCTGCAGCACTGAGCTCAACCACCTTGGCTACCAGTTTGTGCAGAGGGTGTTTGAGAAGCACGACCAG GACCGCGACGGCGCCCTCTCGCCCATGGAGCTGCAGAGCCTCTTCAGTGTGTTCCCAGCAGCCCCCTGGGGCCCCGAGCTCCTGCGCACAGTCCGCACGGAGGCCGGCCGGCTGCCCCTGCACGGATACCTCTGCCAGTGGAC CCTGGTAACCTACCTGGACGTCCGGAGCTGCCTCGGACACCTGGGCTACCTGGGCTACCCCACCCTCTGTGATCAGGACTCGCAGACTCGCGCCATCACAG TCACCCGTGAGAAGAGGCTGGACCAGGAGAAGGGACAGACGCTGCGGAGCGTTCTCCTATGCAAGGTGGTCGGGGCCCGTGGAGTGGGCAAATCTGCCTTCCTGCAGGCCTTCCTCGGCCACGGCCTGGGG CACCAGGACACGAGGGAGCAGCCTCCCGGGTACACCATCGACACGGTGCAGGTCAACGGACAGGAGAAGTACTTGATC ctgtgtgaggtgggCACAGATGATCTGGCCACGTCGCTGGACGCCGCCTGTGATGTTGCCTGCTTGATGTTTGATGGCAGTGACCCAAAGTCCTTTGCACATTGTGCCAGCGTCTACAAGGTGGGGCCCTGCAAGGGCCACATGGCCACGGGGCAGGGTCTGTCCCCCCAGGGGTGCCTCGGCCACCCCAGACTGTACCTCATACTGCTCTCTGCCCACAGCACCATTACATGGACGGGCAGACCCCCTGCCTCTTCGTCTCCTCCAAGGCTGACCTGCCCGAAGGTGGTGTGCCGCTTGGCCCATCGCCAGCCGAGTTTTGCCGCAAGCACCGGCTACCAGCTCCTGTGCCGTTCTCCTGTGCTGGCCCAGCCGAGCCCAGCACTGCCATCTTCACCCAGCTTGCCACCATGGCCACCTTCCC ACATTTGGTCCACGCAGAGCTGCATCCCTCTTCGTTCTGGCTCCGGGGCCTGCTGGGGGTTCTCGGGGCCGCCATGGCCGCAGTCCTCAGCTTCTCGCTCTACAGGGTCCTGGTGA
- the RHOT2 gene encoding mitochondrial Rho GTPase 2 isoform X7: MRRDVRILLLGEAQVGKTSLILSLVGEEFPEEVPPRAEEITIPADVTPEKVPTHIVDYSEAEQTDEELREEIHKIRTKWIPLVNGGTTRGPRVPIILVGNKSDLRSGSSMEAVLPIMSQFPEIETCVECSAKNLRNISELFYYAQKAVLHPTAPLYDPEAKQKSCFGHPLAPQALEDVKTVVCRNVAGGVWEDRLTLDGFLFLNTLFIQRGRHETTWTILRSFGYSDTLELTADYLFPPLHVPPGCSTELNHLGYQFVQRVFEKHDQDRDGALSPMELQSLFSVFPAAPWGPELLRTVRTEAGRLPLHGYLCQWTLVTYLDVRSCLGHLGYLGYPTLCDQDSQTRAITVTREKRLDQEKGQTLRSVLLCKVVGARGVGKSAFLQAFLGHGLGHQDTREQPPGYTIDTVQVNGQEKYLILCEVGTDDLATSLDAACDVACLMFDGSDPKSFAHCASVYKHHYMDGQTPCLFVSSKADLPEGGVPLGPSPAEFCRKHRLPAPVPFSCAGPAEPSTAIFTQLATMATFPHLVHAELHPSSFWLRGLLGVLGAAMAAVLSFSLYRVLVKSQ; encoded by the exons ATGAGGCGGGACGTGCGCATCCTGTTACTGGGCGAGG CCCAGGTGGGGAAGACGTCGCTGATCCTGTCCCTGGTGGGCGAGGAGTTCCCCGAGGAG GTCCCTCCCCGCGCGGAGGAGATCACGATCCCCGCGGACGTCACCCCGGAGAAGGTGCCCACTCACATCGTGGACTACTCAG AAGCCGAGCAGACGGACGAGGAGCTGCGGGAGGAGATCCACAAG ATTCGAACTAAGTGGATCCCACTGGTGAATGGGGGGACCACGCGGGGGCCCAG GGTGCCCATCATCCTAGTGGGCAACAAGTCAGACCTGCGGTCGGGGAGCTCCATGGAGGCCGTGCTCCCCATCATGAGCCAGTTTCCTGAGATTGAGACCTGCGTGGAG TGTTCAGCCAAGAACCTGAGGAACATCTCAGAGCTGTTCTACTATGCCCAGAAGGCTGTCCTGCACCCCACAGCCCCCCTCTATGACCCTGAGGCCAAGCAG AAATCCTGCTTCGGGCACCCCCTGGCCCCGCAGGCCCTGGAGGACGTGAAGACGGTGGTGTGCAGGAACGTGGCGGGCGGCGTGTGGGAGGACCGGCTGACCCTGGATG GTTTCCTCTTCCTGAACACGCTCTTCATCCAGCGTGGCCGGCACGAGACCACATGGACCATCCTGCGGAGCTTCGGCTACAGCGACACACTGGAGCTGACGGCCGACTATCTCTTCCCTCC GCTCCACGTGCCCCCCGGCTGCAGCACTGAGCTCAACCACCTTGGCTACCAGTTTGTGCAGAGGGTGTTTGAGAAGCACGACCAG GACCGCGACGGCGCCCTCTCGCCCATGGAGCTGCAGAGCCTCTTCAGTGTGTTCCCAGCAGCCCCCTGGGGCCCCGAGCTCCTGCGCACAGTCCGCACGGAGGCCGGCCGGCTGCCCCTGCACGGATACCTCTGCCAGTGGAC CCTGGTAACCTACCTGGACGTCCGGAGCTGCCTCGGACACCTGGGCTACCTGGGCTACCCCACCCTCTGTGATCAGGACTCGCAGACTCGCGCCATCACAG TCACCCGTGAGAAGAGGCTGGACCAGGAGAAGGGACAGACGCTGCGGAGCGTTCTCCTATGCAAGGTGGTCGGGGCCCGTGGAGTGGGCAAATCTGCCTTCCTGCAGGCCTTCCTCGGCCACGGCCTGGGG CACCAGGACACGAGGGAGCAGCCTCCCGGGTACACCATCGACACGGTGCAGGTCAACGGACAGGAGAAGTACTTGATC ctgtgtgaggtgggCACAGATGATCTGGCCACGTCGCTGGACGCCGCCTGTGATGTTGCCTGCTTGATGTTTGATGGCAGTGACCCAAAGTCCTTTGCACATTGTGCCAGCGTCTACAAG CACCATTACATGGACGGGCAGACCCCCTGCCTCTTCGTCTCCTCCAAGGCTGACCTGCCCGAAGGTGGTGTGCCGCTTGGCCCATCGCCAGCCGAGTTTTGCCGCAAGCACCGGCTACCAGCTCCTGTGCCGTTCTCCTGTGCTGGCCCAGCCGAGCCCAGCACTGCCATCTTCACCCAGCTTGCCACCATGGCCACCTTCCC ACATTTGGTCCACGCAGAGCTGCATCCCTCTTCGTTCTGGCTCCGGGGCCTGCTGGGGGTTCTCGGGGCCGCCATGGCCGCAGTCCTCAGCTTCTCGCTCTACAGGGTCCTGGTGAAGAGCCAGTGA